A DNA window from Polyangiaceae bacterium contains the following coding sequences:
- a CDS encoding GNAT family N-acetyltransferase, translating into MTESLIVRPLQRADAHGLAALFERTGSPCYCRWWHFSGDKNAWQDRCANRPEESRQELTRAVEAGSEEARGIVALSDTTIVAWMKLSPRTAVDKLYSQRLYRGLPCFEGAADGVWTIGCFLVDEAFRGRGVAERILRAGLEEARRAGATSVEAFPRRADDLAAEEKWTGSYGTLRRAGFAVVNDFGPYPVLRCELSGS; encoded by the coding sequence ATGACGGAATCCCTCATCGTTCGCCCACTGCAGCGGGCTGATGCTCATGGCCTGGCAGCGCTGTTTGAACGCACGGGAAGCCCCTGCTACTGCCGCTGGTGGCACTTCAGCGGCGACAAGAACGCTTGGCAAGATCGCTGCGCCAACCGCCCGGAAGAGAGTCGCCAAGAGCTCACCCGCGCGGTGGAAGCTGGCTCCGAAGAGGCGCGCGGTATCGTTGCGCTGAGTGACACGACGATCGTGGCGTGGATGAAGCTGAGCCCAAGAACCGCGGTCGACAAGCTGTACTCGCAACGGCTCTATCGCGGTCTGCCCTGCTTCGAGGGCGCAGCGGACGGCGTGTGGACCATCGGCTGCTTTCTCGTCGACGAGGCGTTTCGGGGACGTGGGGTGGCGGAGCGCATCCTGCGGGCGGGGCTCGAAGAGGCGCGTCGCGCCGGCGCGACGTCCGTGGAGGCCTTTCCCCGACGGGCCGACGACTTGGCAGCGGAGGAGAAGTGGACCGGAAGCTACGGTACTCTGCGCCGCGCTGGCTTCGCCGTCGTGAACGACTTCGGTCCCTACCCCGTGCTGCGATGCGAGCTGTCCGGCAGCTGA